Proteins encoded in a region of the Sphingomonas sp. HMP9 genome:
- the rmuC gene encoding DNA recombination protein RmuC, translating to MAEFAIVAVLALAAGLLLGWLLASRKAQSLAADLAVAQTKAADAEIIRTARDAVERERNAAMQDLATLRAQNAERAADTDRLRLDLDTIRTDRDAARTENATLKAQGEAFEARLRETKDLMAAQFGDVANKLLSDAQKTFLDRADARFRQSEESAGLNLKSMLQPVSDRLQRYEEGVAKVEAERRDAFGDLKGQIEQMRLGQEKVSTEAAKLVNSLRNAPKSRGRWGEQQLKNVLETCGLSEHTDFQTEVSVAVGDDGARLRPDAIIRVPGGRALVIDAKVSLNAYQDAFGAVDDAERLIGLAAHAASMRAHVNGLGNKAYWSQFADTPDYVIMFVPGEHFLSAALEHDPTLWDFAFEKRVLLATPTNLIAIARTVAAVWRQEKLANEARKIGELGKEMHDRLAKVADDLRKVGVGLNSAVKNFNGFTNSFNGRLMVTGRKFRDLNIETGARDLEDVSSVDALALGEGPALIEKPEDATT from the coding sequence GTGGCTGAGTTCGCCATCGTCGCCGTCCTCGCGCTCGCCGCCGGCCTGCTCCTCGGCTGGCTGCTAGCCTCGCGCAAAGCCCAGTCGCTCGCCGCCGACCTCGCGGTCGCCCAAACCAAAGCCGCCGACGCCGAGATCATCCGCACCGCGCGCGACGCCGTCGAACGCGAACGCAACGCGGCGATGCAGGACCTCGCCACCCTCCGCGCACAGAACGCCGAGCGGGCAGCAGATACCGACCGGCTGCGGTTAGACCTCGATACAATCCGCACTGATCGTGATGCCGCTCGGACGGAGAATGCAACTTTGAAGGCGCAAGGGGAGGCTTTTGAAGCACGCCTTCGGGAAACCAAGGACCTGATGGCCGCGCAGTTCGGCGACGTCGCCAACAAGTTGCTGAGCGACGCGCAGAAGACGTTCCTCGACCGCGCCGACGCGCGCTTCCGCCAGTCGGAGGAGTCCGCCGGACTGAACCTCAAGTCGATGCTGCAACCCGTCAGCGATCGCCTGCAACGCTACGAAGAGGGTGTCGCCAAGGTCGAGGCCGAGCGCCGCGACGCGTTCGGCGATCTCAAGGGCCAGATCGAACAGATGCGCCTCGGCCAGGAAAAGGTCTCCACCGAAGCTGCCAAGCTCGTCAATTCGCTCCGCAACGCCCCGAAATCCCGCGGCCGCTGGGGCGAGCAGCAGCTCAAGAACGTCCTCGAAACCTGCGGTCTCAGCGAACACACCGACTTCCAGACCGAAGTCTCCGTCGCGGTCGGCGACGACGGCGCGAGACTCCGCCCCGACGCGATCATCCGCGTCCCCGGCGGCCGCGCGCTGGTCATCGACGCGAAGGTGTCGCTCAACGCCTATCAAGACGCGTTCGGCGCAGTCGACGATGCCGAGCGACTGATCGGCCTCGCGGCGCACGCGGCCTCGATGCGCGCGCACGTCAACGGCCTCGGCAACAAGGCCTATTGGAGCCAGTTCGCCGACACCCCTGACTATGTCATCATGTTCGTCCCTGGTGAGCATTTCCTGTCCGCCGCGCTCGAACACGACCCGACGCTCTGGGATTTCGCGTTCGAAAAGAGGGTGTTGCTCGCGACTCCAACCAACCTGATCGCGATCGCCCGCACCGTCGCTGCGGTCTGGCGCCAGGAAAAGCTCGCCAACGAAGCGCGCAAGATCGGCGAACTCGGCAAGGAAATGCACGATCGCCTGGCGAAGGTGGCGGACGATCTGCGTAAGGTCGGCGTTGGCCTCAACAGCGCGGTGAAGAATTTCAACGGCTTCACCAACTCGTTCAACGGCCGCCTGATGGTAACCGGCCGCAAGTTCCGCGATCTCAACATCGAGACCGGTGCGCGCGACTTGGAAGACGTGTCCTCGGTCGACGCGCTGGCGCTAGGCGAGGGCCCCGCGCTGATCGAGAAGCCGGAGGACGCCACGACTTGA
- a CDS encoding GxxExxY protein, with amino-acid sequence MMDLEAAASDVIDVSLRVHRELGPGLLESVYETVLAAKLAGLGYQVERQRSVSIDFEGLHFDAAFRIDLVIGNRLLVEIKSVEWLNAAHAKQLLTYLRLTKQPLGLLINFGGETLKEGLRRIVNGYTPFAPSRLRVNQSTGD; translated from the coding sequence ATGATGGATCTCGAGGCTGCCGCTTCCGACGTCATTGATGTGTCGCTGCGCGTTCATCGCGAGCTTGGGCCTGGTCTGCTCGAGAGCGTTTACGAGACCGTTCTGGCCGCCAAGCTCGCCGGTCTGGGGTATCAGGTCGAGCGGCAGCGGTCTGTTTCGATCGATTTCGAAGGGCTGCATTTCGATGCGGCATTTCGGATCGATCTCGTCATCGGCAATCGGTTGCTCGTCGAAATCAAATCCGTCGAGTGGCTCAACGCCGCTCATGCAAAGCAATTGCTGACCTATTTGCGACTTACCAAACAGCCCCTCGGGCTGCTGATCAACTTCGGAGGCGAAACGCTGAAGGAAGGGCTCCGCCGGATCGTCAACGGCTACACCCCCTTCGCGCCATCGCGCCTTCGCGTGAACCAATCTACTGGAGACTAG
- a CDS encoding acyl carrier protein — MSETADRVKKIVVEHLGVEADKVTEDASFIDDLGADSLDIVELVMAFEEEFGVEIPDDAAEKIATVKDAITYIDEHKA, encoded by the coding sequence ATGAGCGAGACCGCTGACCGCGTGAAGAAGATCGTCGTCGAGCATCTCGGCGTCGAAGCCGACAAGGTGACCGAGGACGCGAGCTTCATCGACGACCTAGGCGCAGACAGCCTTGACATCGTCGAACTCGTCATGGCGTTCGAGGAAGAGTTCGGCGTCGAGATCCCCGATGATGCCGCCGAGAAGATCGCAACCGTCAAGGATGCGATCACGTATATCGACGAGCACAAGGCCTGA
- a CDS encoding RcnB family protein, producing MNKFILSALAATLVASPLLAAAPAEAQARREVTTVRQNNNGRTVVTKKTVVRAPQARNWRAGQRFDRRQAQNYRVITTYRNYRLAAPPRGSQWVRSGNDAVLINARGNVVQVRGGAFR from the coding sequence ATGAACAAGTTCATCCTCAGCGCGCTTGCCGCCACCCTCGTCGCCAGCCCGCTGCTCGCCGCCGCTCCGGCAGAAGCGCAAGCGCGTCGCGAAGTGACCACCGTGCGCCAGAACAATAACGGCCGCACCGTCGTCACCAAGAAGACCGTCGTGCGCGCACCGCAGGCTCGCAACTGGCGCGCTGGCCAGCGCTTCGATCGTCGCCAGGCGCAGAACTACCGCGTCATCACCACGTATCGGAACTACCGCCTCGCCGCACCGCCGCGGGGCAGCCAGTGGGTCCGCTCGGGCAACGACGCGGTCCTGATCAACGCCCGCGGCAACGTGGTGCAGGTTCGTGGCGGCGCGTTCCGGTAA
- the fabG gene encoding 3-oxoacyl-[acyl-carrier-protein] reductase, producing the protein MFDLTGMTALVTGASGGIGSEIAKALAAQGARLAVSGSNADKLEAFRASLGGDHVALPCNLSDGAAVDALVPQAVEALGKIDILVNNAGVTRDNLAMRMKDDEWDSVIRVNLEAAFRLMRAAAKPMMKARFGRMISVTSIVGVTGNPGQANYAASKAGLIGMSKSMAQELASRGITVNCVAPGFITSPMTDALPDAQKTALTTKIPAGRLGEGADIGAAVVYLASREAGYVTGQTVHVNGGMAMI; encoded by the coding sequence ATGTTCGACCTCACAGGCATGACCGCGCTCGTCACCGGCGCATCCGGCGGGATCGGGTCCGAGATCGCCAAAGCCCTGGCCGCGCAAGGCGCGCGCCTCGCCGTGTCCGGGTCCAATGCCGACAAGCTCGAAGCCTTCCGCGCCAGCCTCGGCGGCGATCACGTCGCGCTGCCGTGCAACCTGTCCGACGGCGCCGCGGTCGATGCGCTCGTGCCGCAGGCGGTCGAGGCGCTCGGGAAAATCGATATCCTCGTCAACAACGCCGGCGTCACGCGCGACAACCTCGCGATGCGGATGAAGGACGACGAGTGGGACAGCGTCATCCGCGTCAATCTCGAAGCCGCGTTCCGCCTCATGCGCGCCGCCGCCAAGCCGATGATGAAGGCGCGCTTCGGCCGCATGATCTCGGTCACGTCGATCGTCGGCGTTACCGGCAATCCGGGGCAGGCGAACTATGCCGCGTCGAAGGCGGGGCTGATCGGCATGTCGAAATCGATGGCGCAGGAACTCGCCAGCCGCGGCATCACGGTCAATTGCGTCGCGCCCGGTTTCATCACTTCGCCGATGACCGACGCTCTGCCTGACGCACAGAAGACGGCGCTGACGACCAAGATTCCGGCCGGTCGCCTCGGCGAAGGCGCAGACATCGGCGCCGCCGTGGTGTATCTCGCAAGCCGTGAAGCCGGCTACGTCACGGGACAAACCGTGCATGTGAACGGCGGGATGGCGATGATCTGA
- the rplI gene encoding 50S ribosomal protein L9: MDVILLERVEKLGAIGDVVKVKDGYARNFLLPNKKALRSNDANRKVFESNRAKIESDNASRRSDAETEAKTFNDATVTLIRQASNTGQLYGSVAVRDLVDALVADGHKVGKSAIVLDKPIKAIGVYTVKVALHPEVSVSVKVNVARSPEEAEMQASGVDVMSSMFERDEAGFVEDYDPNAEPGATAEAPQRDDEEEAQG, translated from the coding sequence ATGGACGTCATTCTGCTTGAGCGCGTCGAAAAGCTTGGTGCTATCGGCGACGTGGTGAAGGTCAAGGACGGTTACGCGCGTAACTTCCTGCTTCCCAACAAGAAGGCCCTTCGCTCGAACGACGCGAACCGCAAGGTTTTCGAGTCGAACCGTGCGAAGATCGAATCGGACAATGCATCGCGTCGCAGCGATGCTGAGACCGAAGCGAAGACCTTCAACGACGCGACCGTGACCCTGATCCGTCAGGCGTCGAACACCGGTCAGCTCTACGGTTCGGTCGCGGTTCGCGATCTGGTCGATGCGCTGGTGGCCGACGGTCACAAGGTCGGCAAGTCGGCGATCGTGCTCGACAAGCCGATCAAGGCGATCGGCGTGTACACCGTCAAGGTTGCACTCCACCCCGAAGTGTCGGTGTCCGTCAAGGTCAACGTCGCACGCTCGCCTGAAGAGGCCGAGATGCAGGCTTCGGGCGTCGACGTTATGTCGTCGATGTTCGAGCGCGACGAGGCTGGCTTCGTCGAGGATTACGATCCGAACGCAGAGCCCGGCGCGACCGCCGAAGCGCCGCAGCGCGACGACGAGGAAGAGGCGCAGGGTTAA
- the rpsF gene encoding 30S ribosomal protein S6, producing the protein MALYEHVFLARQDLAQAQVDALAEIATKIVNDNEGRVVKTENWGLRSLAYKIAKNRKAHYVMLEIDAPGSVIAELERQTQINEDIIRYMTVKVDTLEEGPTVMMRKSDRDRERRGDREGGREGRPDRGDRPDRGPRRDREEGAE; encoded by the coding sequence ATGGCTCTTTACGAGCACGTTTTCCTTGCGCGCCAGGATCTGGCACAAGCGCAGGTGGACGCTCTGGCGGAAATCGCCACCAAGATCGTGAACGACAACGAAGGTCGGGTCGTAAAGACCGAGAACTGGGGCTTGCGTTCGCTGGCGTACAAGATCGCCAAGAACCGCAAGGCGCACTACGTCATGCTCGAGATCGATGCCCCGGGCAGCGTGATCGCAGAGCTGGAGCGCCAGACCCAGATCAACGAAGACATCATCCGTTACATGACGGTCAAGGTCGACACCCTCGAAGAGGGCCCGACCGTGATGATGCGCAAGTCGGACCGCGACCGTGAGCGTCGTGGCGACCGCGAAGGTGGCCGTGAAGGCCGTCCTGACCGCGGCGATCGTCCGGACCGTGGTCCCCGTCGTGACCGCGAAGAGGGAGCTGAATAA
- the rpsR gene encoding 30S ribosomal protein S18 produces the protein MARPFFRRRKSCPFSAKDAPRIDYKDVRLLQGFVSERGKIVPSRITSVAAKKQRELAQAIKRARHLGLLPYIVK, from the coding sequence ATGGCACGTCCATTCTTCCGCCGCCGCAAGAGCTGCCCGTTCTCCGCCAAAGACGCGCCCCGGATCGACTATAAGGACGTCCGGTTGCTGCAGGGCTTCGTGTCCGAGCGTGGCAAGATCGTCCCTTCGCGCATCACGTCTGTTGCCGCGAAGAAGCAGCGCGAACTGGCCCAGGCCATCAAGCGTGCGCGTCATCTGGGCTTGCTGCCCTACATCGTTAAGTAA
- the glk gene encoding glucokinase — translation MEIVAADIGGTHARFAIAEVENGRVVALGEPVTLKTADHASLQTAYQAFEAGLGRPLPRALAIAVASPVANDVIRLTNNPWIIRKSLITERLKADQWVVVNDFGAVGHAVAQVPDSDFVHLCGPDTPLPSEGITTICGPGTGLGVAQLLRRKDGYQVLETEGGHMDFAPLDGIEDALLKRLRKTFTRVSAERVVAGPGIVAIYETLAALEGRAVPSRDDKTIWTEAIDGTDSIALAALDRFSLALGAVAGDLALAQGAKAVVIAGGLGFRIKDRLIRSGFDQRFVAKGRFQTMMAAMPVKLITHPQPGLFGAAAAFAQEHTQ, via the coding sequence ATGGAAATCGTAGCGGCAGATATCGGCGGAACGCATGCCCGCTTCGCGATCGCCGAGGTCGAGAATGGCCGCGTCGTGGCGCTCGGCGAACCGGTGACGCTCAAGACCGCGGACCACGCGTCGCTGCAGACCGCGTATCAGGCGTTCGAGGCAGGCCTCGGCCGCCCCCTCCCCCGCGCGCTGGCAATCGCAGTCGCGTCGCCGGTCGCGAACGACGTCATCCGCCTGACGAACAACCCGTGGATCATCCGCAAGTCGCTGATCACCGAGCGGTTGAAGGCGGACCAGTGGGTGGTCGTCAACGATTTCGGCGCGGTCGGCCATGCCGTCGCGCAGGTCCCCGACAGCGACTTCGTTCATCTCTGCGGCCCCGACACGCCGCTCCCGTCCGAGGGCATCACGACGATCTGCGGCCCCGGCACCGGGCTGGGCGTCGCGCAGCTGCTGCGGCGCAAGGACGGCTATCAGGTCCTTGAAACCGAGGGCGGCCATATGGACTTCGCGCCGCTCGACGGCATCGAGGACGCATTGCTCAAGCGCCTCCGCAAGACCTTCACCCGCGTGTCGGCCGAGCGTGTCGTCGCCGGCCCAGGCATCGTCGCGATCTACGAGACGCTCGCCGCGCTTGAGGGCCGCGCGGTCCCCAGCCGCGACGACAAGACGATCTGGACAGAGGCGATCGACGGCACCGATTCGATCGCGCTGGCAGCACTCGACCGCTTCAGCCTCGCGCTCGGCGCGGTCGCGGGCGATCTCGCACTGGCGCAGGGCGCGAAGGCGGTCGTGATCGCCGGGGGCCTCGGCTTCCGGATCAAGGATCGCCTGATTCGCTCGGGCTTCGACCAGCGTTTCGTCGCCAAGGGTCGCTTCCAGACGATGATGGCGGCGATGCCCGTCAAGCTCATCACTCATCCCCAGCCCGGCCTGTTCGGCGCCGCGGCCGCCTTCGCACAGGAACACACGCAATGA
- the eda gene encoding bifunctional 4-hydroxy-2-oxoglutarate aldolase/2-dehydro-3-deoxy-phosphogluconate aldolase produces MTVTIADIMQTSAVIPVLVIEDAALARPLAEALVAGGLRVLEVTLRTGAALEAIAEMKKVPGAIVGAGTVVNTQQFVQVRDAGAEFIVSPGLTERLATPIIESGIPFLPGIANAADIITGLDLGLTHFKFFPAEANGGLKALKALAAPFYQCSFCPTGGITEASAPEWLAFKPVLCVGGSWVTGGTMAEIEIKARAANALRG; encoded by the coding sequence ATGACCGTGACTATCGCAGACATCATGCAGACCAGCGCCGTCATCCCGGTGCTGGTGATCGAGGACGCGGCGCTCGCCCGTCCGCTCGCCGAGGCGCTCGTCGCCGGTGGCCTGCGCGTGCTCGAAGTGACGCTGCGCACCGGTGCCGCGCTCGAGGCGATCGCCGAGATGAAAAAGGTACCGGGCGCGATCGTCGGCGCCGGCACCGTCGTGAACACGCAGCAGTTCGTGCAGGTCCGCGATGCGGGCGCCGAGTTCATCGTCTCGCCGGGCCTCACCGAACGCCTCGCCACGCCGATCATCGAGAGCGGCATCCCGTTCCTGCCGGGCATCGCCAACGCGGCCGACATCATTACCGGGCTCGACCTGGGCCTCACGCACTTCAAGTTCTTCCCGGCCGAGGCCAATGGCGGGCTGAAGGCGCTGAAGGCGCTCGCGGCGCCGTTCTACCAGTGCAGCTTCTGCCCGACCGGCGGTATCACCGAGGCGAGCGCGCCCGAGTGGCTGGCGTTCAAGCCTGTGCTCTGCGTCGGCGGCAGCTGGGTGACCGGCGGCACGATGGCCGAAATCGAGATCAAGGCCCGCGCCGCAAACGCATTGCGCGGATAA
- the fabF gene encoding beta-ketoacyl-ACP synthase II, with translation MRRVVVTGLGLVTPLGADVETAWANILAGKSGAGPITRFDASDQVCRIACEVKPADHEYGFDPGKRVDHKVQRQVDPFIIYGIDAAGQALEDAGLTEMTLEESWRAGVSIGSGIGGLPGIESESIVLHTKGPRRVSPHFVHGRLINLISGQVSIKYGLRGPNHAVVTACSTGAHAIGDAARMIAMDDADVMLAGGAEGTVCPLGIAGFAQARALSTNFNDSPEKASRPYDKDRDGFVMGEGAGVLVLEEYEHAKARGAKIYAEVIGYGLSGDAYHVTAPHPEGDGAFRSMQMAIKKSGLKLEDIDYINAHGTSTPLGDELELGAVRRLFGDAISGLSMSSTKSAIGHLLGGAGAVESIFCILALRDQIVPPTLNLDNPSDSCVGVDLVPHVAKKREVRAVLNNSFGFGGTNASLVMTKVQ, from the coding sequence ATGCGGCGTGTCGTCGTAACCGGGCTAGGCCTGGTCACCCCCCTGGGGGCGGATGTTGAAACGGCCTGGGCGAACATTCTCGCCGGCAAGTCGGGCGCTGGACCGATCACGCGCTTCGACGCGTCGGATCAGGTGTGCCGCATCGCCTGCGAGGTGAAACCGGCCGACCATGAATATGGCTTCGATCCTGGCAAGCGCGTCGATCACAAGGTCCAGCGTCAGGTCGATCCGTTCATCATCTACGGCATCGATGCCGCCGGCCAGGCTTTGGAAGACGCCGGGCTGACCGAGATGACGCTCGAAGAGAGCTGGCGTGCCGGCGTATCGATCGGGTCGGGGATAGGCGGCCTGCCGGGCATCGAGAGCGAATCGATCGTTCTGCACACCAAGGGCCCGCGCCGGGTCTCGCCGCACTTCGTCCACGGCCGGCTGATCAACCTGATTTCTGGTCAGGTTTCGATCAAATACGGCCTGCGCGGCCCGAATCATGCGGTCGTCACCGCGTGCTCGACGGGTGCGCACGCGATCGGCGACGCCGCGCGGATGATCGCGATGGACGATGCCGACGTGATGCTCGCTGGCGGTGCGGAGGGCACCGTCTGCCCGCTCGGCATTGCCGGGTTCGCACAGGCCCGCGCGCTGTCGACCAATTTCAACGATTCGCCCGAAAAGGCCTCGCGTCCCTACGACAAGGACCGCGACGGCTTCGTGATGGGCGAGGGCGCGGGCGTGCTCGTGCTCGAGGAATATGAGCATGCCAAGGCGCGCGGCGCGAAGATCTATGCCGAGGTGATCGGCTACGGCCTGTCGGGCGACGCCTACCATGTGACCGCACCGCATCCGGAAGGCGACGGCGCGTTCCGCTCGATGCAGATGGCGATAAAGAAGTCGGGGCTCAAGCTCGAGGACATCGATTACATCAACGCGCACGGCACCTCGACGCCGCTCGGCGACGAGCTCGAACTCGGCGCGGTGCGGCGGCTGTTCGGCGATGCGATCTCGGGTCTGTCGATGTCGTCGACCAAGTCGGCGATCGGGCATCTGCTCGGCGGTGCCGGCGCGGTCGAGAGCATCTTCTGCATCCTCGCGCTGCGCGATCAGATCGTCCCGCCGACGCTGAACCTCGACAATCCGAGCGACAGCTGCGTGGGCGTCGACCTCGTGCCGCACGTCGCCAAGAAGCGGGAAGTCCGCGCGGTGCTGAACAACTCGTTCGGCTTCGGCGGGACGAATGCCTCGCTGGTGATGACGAAGGTTCAGTAA
- the mltG gene encoding endolytic transglycosylase MltG — MRKVGCFGLVLGLAAVVALFLVVQGWGGAGPAPRTLTVQIGEGSTLAGAATELEKAGAIPSARRFRLYARVFGSGDPIKAGEYRIAPHTSQSDILKLMQGGKVIQRLVAVPEGYPSVLVHDALVKADGLIGAVPVPAEGSILPDSYAFQAGDTRASVVTRMQSAMKTYLAKAWAARKPGIAVTTPEQAIILASIVEKETGKPSERRTVAAVYGNRLRNGMPLQADPTVIYPITKGRPIGRRILRSELHAKNGYNTYASAGLPVGPIANPGRASIDAVLDPGQTQALYFVADGTGGHVFADTLAEHNANVKKWYAIRKARGEM; from the coding sequence ATGCGCAAGGTCGGCTGTTTCGGACTCGTCTTAGGCCTGGCGGCCGTCGTCGCGCTGTTCCTCGTCGTGCAAGGCTGGGGCGGTGCCGGCCCAGCCCCCCGAACGCTGACCGTGCAGATCGGCGAGGGCAGCACGCTCGCCGGTGCGGCCACCGAACTCGAAAAGGCCGGCGCGATACCCTCTGCCCGACGGTTCCGCTTGTACGCGCGCGTGTTCGGCTCCGGCGATCCGATCAAGGCCGGCGAATACCGCATCGCGCCGCACACCAGCCAGTCCGACATCCTCAAGCTGATGCAGGGCGGCAAGGTCATCCAGCGGCTGGTGGCGGTGCCCGAGGGCTATCCCTCGGTCCTCGTCCACGACGCGTTGGTGAAGGCGGACGGCCTCATTGGCGCCGTGCCAGTCCCCGCGGAAGGTTCGATCCTCCCCGACAGCTATGCGTTCCAGGCGGGCGACACGCGGGCGTCGGTCGTCACGCGCATGCAGTCGGCGATGAAGACCTATCTCGCCAAGGCATGGGCGGCGCGCAAGCCGGGAATTGCCGTGACAACGCCCGAACAGGCAATCATCCTCGCCTCGATCGTCGAGAAGGAAACTGGCAAGCCGTCCGAGCGCCGCACCGTCGCCGCGGTCTATGGCAACCGCCTGCGCAACGGCATGCCACTCCAGGCCGATCCGACGGTGATCTATCCGATCACCAAGGGGCGTCCGATCGGCCGCCGCATCCTGCGGTCGGAACTGCACGCCAAGAACGGCTATAACACCTATGCGAGCGCCGGGCTGCCGGTCGGGCCGATCGCCAACCCCGGCCGCGCGTCGATCGATGCAGTGCTCGACCCGGGGCAGACCCAGGCGCTGTATTTCGTCGCTGATGGCACCGGTGGCCATGTGTTCGCGGACACGCTGGCCGAGCACAACGCCAATGTGAAGAAATGGTACGCCATCCGCAAAGCTCGCGGCGAGATGTAG
- the fabD gene encoding ACP S-malonyltransferase, whose amino-acid sequence MRAFIFPGQGSQSVGMGKALADASATAREVFAEVDEALGQHLFRLMSEGPADDLLLTENAQPAIMANAIATLRVAEKEGGIRLADKADYVAGHSLGEYTALCAAGALDLPTTARLLKLRGRAMQAAVPVGEGAMAALLGADLEKAQLIAGAAVDSILAEGGPELICTVANDNDPSQVVISGHRLAIEKAITLAKDLGAKRAVLLPVSAPFHCPLMQPAADAMEAVLLDADLRAPLIPVFANVDAVAVADPGAIRHLLVQQVTGMVRWRESVLAMHAAGVGHFFEFGGKVLGPMVKRIAPDAETTSVITMDDIEELVKKM is encoded by the coding sequence ATGCGCGCGTTCATCTTCCCCGGCCAGGGGAGCCAGTCTGTCGGCATGGGCAAGGCACTTGCCGACGCCAGCGCCACCGCCCGCGAGGTCTTCGCCGAAGTCGACGAGGCGCTCGGCCAGCATCTGTTCCGCCTGATGAGCGAAGGTCCGGCGGACGATCTGCTCCTCACCGAGAACGCACAGCCCGCGATCATGGCGAACGCGATCGCCACCTTGCGCGTCGCCGAGAAGGAGGGCGGCATCCGCCTTGCCGACAAGGCCGATTATGTCGCGGGGCACAGCCTCGGCGAATATACCGCCTTGTGTGCAGCGGGCGCGCTCGACCTACCGACCACCGCGCGTCTGCTCAAGCTGCGCGGCCGTGCGATGCAGGCGGCGGTCCCGGTCGGCGAGGGCGCGATGGCGGCATTGCTCGGCGCGGACCTGGAAAAGGCGCAGCTGATCGCGGGCGCTGCGGTCGATTCGATCCTCGCCGAGGGCGGGCCCGAACTGATCTGCACCGTCGCCAACGACAATGATCCTTCGCAGGTCGTGATCTCCGGCCACCGCCTTGCGATCGAAAAGGCGATCACGCTGGCCAAGGACCTCGGCGCCAAGCGCGCGGTGCTGCTCCCCGTGTCGGCCCCGTTCCATTGCCCGCTGATGCAACCCGCCGCCGACGCGATGGAAGCCGTGCTCCTCGACGCCGACCTGCGTGCGCCGCTGATCCCCGTCTTCGCCAATGTCGACGCGGTCGCCGTCGCCGATCCCGGTGCGATCCGGCATTTGCTGGTCCAGCAGGTCACCGGCATGGTCCGCTGGCGCGAATCGGTCCTGGCGATGCACGCGGCCGGCGTCGGCCACTTCTTCGAATTCGGCGGCAAGGTGCTAGGCCCGATGGTCAAGCGCATCGCCCCTGACGCCGAAACGACGAGCGTCATCACGATGGACGACATCGAGGAATTGGTGAAGAAGATGTGA